The DNA window AGAGCCCTCAAAAACACCATCATTTCACCTGCTCTCCGTGAACTTTGTGATAGAAAAAAGTCTGTTTAAATAACAATTCCCATAAAGCTTCAGAGCGAATGAATTTCGCCAACTTAGCTCACTTAAAAAGCAATTCAATAATAAAAACCTTTGCGTTTAAAAAATAAAACAAAAGAGCATAAAAATAATTTTCATACTTGGTGGCTGAGCATAAAAATAATTTTCATACACGGTGGCTGAGCCTGTCGAAGCCACACCACAAATAAATCCGTTTAAAACACACGCTTCATCAATTCGCTAGCGAATTCCTACTTTGCTTCCTTAAAAACATAAGAATAATAAATAATCTTTGCGTTTCAAAAATAATTTTCCCACTGAAACAGATTCCTAATCGCAAGTAAAAAACAGAACCATGTCATTCTGAACGAAGCGTAGAGTAGTGAAGAATCTCTTCATCAAGGAAAAAGTTTTTCTACACCTGCCAACCGAAAATTCGTGACCTTTCCAGAACATCTCCGATGTTCCTCAGAGCCCTCAAAAACGCTATCATTTCACCTGCTCTCCGTGAACTTTGTGATAGAAAAAAGTCTGTTTAAATGACAATTCCCATAAAGCTTCAGAGCGAATGAATTTCGCCAACTTAGCTCACTTAAAAAGCAATTCAATAATAAAAACCTTTGCGTTTAAAAATACCTCAATCTCAAAAATCTCTCATGTCTTTCAAACTAACCTTCTCAAATTTTCAGCAGCTTTCAAAATAGTTTCAGGCCTTTTACTGAAGCAGAATCTAATCACTCCCGTGTTTCTTTGGTCTTGGTAAAACGAACAAAGCGGTATCGTTGCAACATGGTACTCTTTCGTGAGCCAAATGCAGAACTCCTTATCAGGTAAATCAGAAATGTTCTCATAACTGGCAATCTGGAAATAACTTCCTTCTGATTTTTCCTTAAATGTAAAAGGCAAATCTTTAAATTGTGCTAAAAAGAAATCTCTTTTTTCCTGCAAATACTGTTGATTTTTTTCAGGATTAAAAACCTCTAAATATTTCGCCAAAGCATATTGAGCAGGAGTATTCACACTGAAACTGATGTACTGATGCACTTTTCTAAAAGCTTTGGTCAATTCTTCACAAGCCAAAACATACCCAACTTTCCAACCCGTGAGATGAAACATTTTCCCAAATGAAAAAATCGCAAAACTCCTATGTCTAAGTTCCGCATGATGAAAAATACTATAAAATTCAGCGTTATCAAAGGTAATCAAATCATACACTTCATCGGAGATAACGATAATCTCGGTGCCTTTAATGAGTTTATAGAGTTTTTCAAAATCTTCTTTTCTCCAAATTTTTCCCGTAGGATTATGTGGGGAATTGATGAGGATAGCTTTGGTTTTTTCTGTAATTGCTGCTTTTATTTTCTCAAAATCGGGTAAAAAATCTTCATTCAAAGAAACCAAAACAGGTTTTGCACCATTCATTTCAATCGAGGGAATATAGCTGTCATAAGCTGGTTCCAGCACTATCACTTCATCGCCAATTTCTAAAATCGCAGAAAGCGCGGTGTAAATTCCATAACTCGCTCCTGGTGTAATCGTAATTTCCGAAGCAGTAAAATCTATCGGATTTTTTCTGGCATGATTAAACGTGATGAGGTTCTCTATCAACGCAGGAAAACCAAAACTAGGAGCGTATTGATTAAAATTTTTATTCGTTCCTTCCGCAAGAAATTTTTTCAAAGCCTCATCGATATCATCATCAGGAAAACCTTGAGACAGATTCACCGCTCCAAATTGTTGGGCAAGTGCCGTCATTTCAGAAAAGATGGTAATTTCGGCTCCGTGATGTTTTATGGGTAATTTCATTTTGATAGTTTATTCAAAAATAATCTTTTTTCCCTTTGAAAAACCTCCTTTTTTACCAAAATCTCCATCAACTAAATCCCTCATCCTAAACTCATAACTCATAATTCATAACTCACAACTTACGCCTTCACGACTCATCAACTTTACGACTTTACACGCAACCCATATCATTTCAACAAGTCTCAGCTAAGGAACAAACAAATTTGAGTAATGTCACATAGTAGGTTATAGTATAGTTGTAGTATAGTTGAAGTATAGTAAAGGTACTGATGAAGAATGTTAATGACATATCTTCTTCATCTCAAAAGAAGGGGAGAGTCTATTATCAAATCACTAAGAAATACAGAAAAACAAAGATTAATCTTAGCTTTTGTAAGGGATTTTGGTATTTATTTCCTAAAAAAAAACTATTTTTACTTCATTAAAAATTATGATAAGATGAAATTGACAAGAATTTTTGTTCCAATAGTAGCATCACTGGTATTGTACAGTTGTGCTTCTAATAACCTATCCTACGAAGGAAAAGCTTTTAAAACCGCCTATGAATCCATCAAGGCAGATGAACTGAAGAAAAACCTAATGGTCATTGCTTCAGACGAGATGGAAGGCAGACAAACCGGCTCTGAAGGTCAAAAAAAAGCAGGCGTTTACATGATAGATTACTATAAAAACTTAGGCGTTTCTTATCCAAAAGCATTGGGAAATTATTATCAAAAAGTCCCAAAAGAAGCTCTAAAAAGCAGAAGAGGTGAGCTTCCTGATTCAGAAAACATACTGGCATTTATAGAAGGGACAGAAAAACCAGAAGAAATCATCGTGATTTCTGCACATTATGACCACGTTGGAACCAATAATGGAGTAGTGTACAATGGAGCAGATGACGACGGAAGTGGAACAGTTGCGGTAATGGAAATCGCAGATGCATTCCAACAAGCCAAGAAATCAGGAAAAGGTCCGAAACGTTCCATTCTTTTCTTACATGTAACAGGAGAAGAACACGGCTTATTGGGTTCTAAATATTATTCAGAGAATCCAGTATTTGATTTAAAGAACACTGTGGCAAACCTAAATATCGACATGATTGGTAGAAGTGATAAAGAAAACGAAGGCAAGAATTATGTCTACGTCATCGGTTCTGATATGCTTTCTACTGAATTAAAAAAAATAAATGTAGCAGCCAATAAAGCCACTCAAAATCTAGAACTCAATTATAAATATGATGATCCTAATGACCCAATGAGATTATATTACAGAAGTGACCATTATAATTTTGCGAAACACGGCATTCCTGTAGCGTTTTTCTTTGACGGAATTCACGAAGATTATCATCAACCAACAGATGATCCGGAGAAAATAGATTATACATTACTTCAAAAAAGAGCACAACTCGTTTTTGCAACCGCTTGGGAACTAGCCAATCGCAAGGAGAGAATTGTGGTAGATAAAAAGTAGTTATAGAATTGTAGAATGGGAGAGCGATAGAATTGTAGAGGTAATTTTTTAAGAATTTTTATTTTCTATGATTCCCCAATTCTACCATTCTCCCACTCAAAAAGTAGCCTCAACAGGAATCGAACCTGTATCTAAAGTTTAGGAAACTTCTATTCTATCCATTGAACTATGAGGCCAAAATATCATTCAAAAATATAAACAAATTTTCAATACCGACGGACTTTAGTCCGACATTTTTTTTGATTTTTATCAGTTGAAAATAAAAATAAAAGATTTTTTTCATTGACCTCAGTTTCGCAGGCGTTAAAAAATTGAAAATAAAATTCGTTAAAAAATTCCTGCTATTTGAAATTCGTCAGAATGACGAATGAGTTTCAGGGATTTTAGAATTTTATTTTCGATTTTAGCCGAAGAAAGTGAAGTCTTGATTTTTGGTTCTTTTCATCAAGGAAAAGAACATGTGTTAAAATGACATTAAAAGAACCCACTCTTTAGAAGCAGGTTCAGTAGATAAAGACATCTCATTTTTTTAGTTAAAGCCAAAAGAAAAGGGAAGCCGACGATGCTTCCCTTAAATTTTTATCTCAAATTTAATGATGATTTCTAGTGAATTGGATACAGAAAAATGCATAACTTTTATTTTTCTGATTTAAAATTACAAATTATTCTAAATCAATATATTAACGGAATGTTAATATTCACATGTTCTGCACATTTTTTTTGTTTATAAATATTGCTGTGCAAATTCTAATGCTCTTTTTTCAGTGTAAAAAGCATTGTTTTGATCCATAAATCCTACATGTCCACCAAAGTCAGGAATCTCTAAATGTAAGAAAGAGTTGACTAATGCTTCTTCTTTAGGAAAGCAACTTTCAGAAAGAAAACTATCATTTTTAGCATTGATAAGAAGTGTCGGAATTTTAATATTCTTTAAAAACTGCTTGGAACTGCATTTTTCATAATAATCAAAAGCATCTTTAAAACCATTAACCTTTGATGTGTAAACATCATCAAATTCCTTTAAATTTTTAATATTTTGAATTTCTGATTCAGTTAAAAATTCTGGAAATCTTTTGCACTTGATTAGTGTTTTCTTTTTTAAGGTTTTCAAGAAATTGTTAGCATACACAAGATTTCTTCTCGAGGTTAATTTGTACATAGAACCTTTCAAATCGATAGGTGTAGAAATAGCGATAATCGCTTTTATTTTCTCAGAAATGTTTCTGTTTTCACCAGCGTATTTTAAACACAAATTTCCACCAAGACTAAACCCTTTCAGAATGACTTTTTCATAGTTTTTAGAAAGCACCTTTTCTATCACTTCTTGCACATCATCTGTTCTTCCAGAATGGTAAGAATAATGAACTCTATTGCTTTCTCCGGAACAATCTCTGTGATTTACAGCACAACAATCAAAGCCGTTTTCATTGAAAATTTTGGCTGCTCCCAACATATAATGTCTTTGTGCGCTGCCTTCTAAACCATGAAATAAAATAACACAACGGTCAGTTTTTTCTTGGGCAAAACTCCAATCTAAATCCAGAAAATCGCCATCAGAAAGTTCTAGTCTTTCTCTTTGTTGAGTTACACCAGTAACTTTTCTAAACAAAGCACTGTAAATCGTAGAAAAATCTCCATTTCTGAAGATTTTTTTAGGTTGATATTCGGAAGGAAGAATAGGCATTTTATTACAATTTTTCAGCAACAAACTTCGCTGTTCTAGAGAATTTATCTTTTGCTAGATCTTCTGGAGTTCCTGCAAAGACAACTTCGCCACCGTGTTTTCCTGCATCTGGACCAATGTCTATAATATAATCAGCAGACTTAATAATATCTGGCTGATGTTCAATGACAATCACAGAATGTCCTAAACCAATTAATGCCTGAAGTGATTTCAAAAGTTTATTAATATCATGAAAATGCAATCCTGTACTTGGTTCATCGAAAACAAAAAGCGTTTTTTCTGTAGTCGAACCTTTTACCAAAAACGAAGCCAGTTTTACCCTTTGAGCTTCACCACCAGAAAGCGTAGAAGAACTTTGACCGAGTTGCAAATATCCTAAACCAACATCTTGAAGAGGTTTAAGTTTTGTCACAATTTTTTCTTCGTGGTTTTCAGAGAAAAATTCAAGTGCTTCATCTACAGTCATGTGTAAAATATCAGAAATATTTTTTTCATCATATTTTACTTCCAGAATTTCATCTTTGAAACGAGTTCCATGGCAATGTTCGCATTCCAACTCAATATCTGCCATAAACTGCATAGAAACCGTAATTACACCTTCTCCTTTGCATTCATCACATCTTCCACCATCTACGTTGAAAGAAAAATGTTTAGGTTTCAAACCTTGAACTTTTGCAGATTTTTGCTTCGCAAAAAGGTCTCTGATGTCATCGTAAGCTTTGAGATACGTTACAGGATTAGAACGAGACGATTTTCCGATTGGATTTTGGTCGATGAGTTCTATATTTTGAATCACTTTTTTAGGAAATTCCACCGAATCGTAATCGGCTTTTTTACCGCCCATTCCTAATTCAATTTGGATGGCATTCGTCAAAATTTCTTTCATTAAAGTAGATTTTCCACTTCCAGAAACTCCCGAAATTACGGTAAGAACTTCCAATGGAACATCTACATCTATGTTTTTAAGATTATTTTGTCTAGCTCCTTTTATTTTGATGAATTCTTTCGGTTTTCTTCTGGTTTTTGGAACTTCTATTTCTAATCTTCCCGTTAAATATTTCGAGGTCAAAGTATCTGCATCTTTCAATTCCTTGAAATTTCCTGCAAAAACCAATTCACCGCCTAAAAATCCAGCTTCTGGACCAATGTCTATAATATAATCCGCTGCTTTCATCACGTCTTCATCGTGTTCTACCACAATCACCGTATTTCCTAAATCACGAAGATTTTTAAGAACTTCAATTAAATTTTCGGTGTCTCTAGAATGCAGACCAATACTTGGTTCATCGAGGATATAAATACTTCCCACCAAAGAACTTCCGAGCGAAGTCGCGAGATTAATTCTCTGTGATTCACCACCAGAAAGCGTGTTAGAAGTTCTGTTTAAAGTCAAATATCCTAAACCAACTTTATTCAAAAATTCTAAACGAGTGTTGATTTCGTAGGTTAATCTTTTGGCGATTTCCGCATCATGTTGGTTGAGTTTCAGGTTTTTCATCAATGGTAACAATTCGTCCAAAGGAATTTCTACCAAAGATTGAATGTCATGACCATCAATTTTCACATATTCTGTTTCTGGACGAAGGCGTTTTCCTTCACAAGTTGGACAAAGTGTTTTTCCACGGTATCTGGAAAGCAAGACTCTGTACTGAATTTTGTACAAATTTTCTTCCAACATTTTGAAAAAGTTATCAATGCTCGGGAAGTTTTTGTTTTTATCGCCTCTCCAAAGATAATTTTTCTGCTCTTTTGTGAGTTGATGATAAGGCTTATGAATAGGGAAATCTTTTGCTTTTTTGATGAAATCTCTTTTCCATTCGCTCATGGTTTCACCACGCCAAGAAGCAACTGCATCTTCAAAAACGGATAAATTTTTATTAGGAATCACCAAATCTTCATCTATGCCGATGACTTTTCCGTAACCTTCACATTCCGGACAAGCGCCATAAGGATTATTAAAGCTAAAAAAATGAACATTGGGTTCGTTAAACGTAATGCCATCGAGTTCAAATTTATTTGAAAATTCTTTTACGTTTTCGGTTTCAATTTCTTTTAAAGAACAAGTTCCGTGACCTTCATAAAACGCCATCTGAACAGAATCTGCCAATCTTTGAAGAAAATGTTCATCATTATCATAAGAAAATCGGTCAATCACGAGATGAATTTCCATCGATTCTTCTGGAACGAAACCAAAACTTTCTAAATCTTCAATATTCGCAAGGTTTCCATTGATTTCTAATCTTGTAAAACCTGCAACTTTCAGTGTTTTTAGTTGTTCTTTGAATTTTTTGACTTCAAATAGAAGCGGCGCTCTCAGAAGAAAAGTTTTCCCTTCATTTTTTTCGATATAATCGATCACATCTGTCACCGAATCTTTTTTCACTTCGTCTCCAGAAATAGGAGAGTAGGTTCTGCCAACTCTGGCAAAAAGCAATTTCAGATAATCATAAATTTCGGTAGAAGTTCCTACAGTAGAACGAGGATTGCTAGAAATTACCTTCTGTTGAATGGCAATAGAAGGCGCTAAACCTTTGATATCATCAATTTTTGGTTTTTCTAATTTACCAAGAAACTGTCGCGCGTAAGAACTCAAAGATTCTACATAACGTCTCTGTCCTTCCGCATAAATAGTGTCAAAAGCAAGCGAAGATTTTCCGCTTCCTGAAACACCAGTAATCACGATGAGTTTGTTTTTCGGAATCAGTACATCTATGTTTTTGAGATTATTAAGATGTGCGTTTTTTACGAAAAGATGTTTTTTGATATCGATTTCTTGAGTTGTAGTCATAATGAATTGAAGAAGAGCAAAATTACGGAAAAATTACCAAATTTTGAAAGGAGAATTATGGATAAAACATGTAAACTTTAACATGAAATAATTTGAAAATTCAAAAAAAAATGCAATATTTGTAGTTCAAATTGTAATTAAAAAAAGTAATTATGAAAAAATTCATTAATCACCTAATTACACATTTGATGAAAATGAGATAGCTAGAGAATTTATCTAGTAACTATAAAGGACGCAGATATTTTTTGTGTCCTTTTTTATTGGTAAAAAATTTTAAGAATTTTAATTTTTTTACTCTAAATTTTTCATATAAATTTGGCCGATTTTTTATGAAAAATTAAAATATGAAAAAAACAATTTTAAGCGCAGCTCTGTTGGCACTTTTCGTAAGTGTTCATGCGCAAGAAAGAACAATTGATGAGGTAGAATTAACTGGTAAACTGGTGAATATGCCTTTCAAAAAATCTAATGTAAATATCACAGTTATTACAAAATCTGAAATTCAGAATAGTCCCGCTCAAAGCATTGAAGAAGTAATTGCCTATTATACGGGTGCAGATATCAGAAAACGTGGTGCAAATGGCGTTCAGACCGATATTTCTCTCAGAGGAAGTTCTTTTGAACAAGTTTTGGTTCTGGTGAATGGCGTGAGAATGAATGATGCGCAAACTGGTCACAATACCATGAATTTTCCGTTTGATTTGGCTTCTGTAGAAAAAATTGAAATCTTAAAAGGTCCTGCTGCAAGAAGATACGGACAAGGAGCTTATGCTGGTGTAGTAAATGTTGTAACTAAAGTTTCTGCAGAAAACAACCTAACAATTAATGGTGAAGTTGGGGATTTTTCTACGCATGGTTTCGGTGTTGCTGCGAATTTCGGGGGCGAAAAATTTAGAAATTTTATTCAGGTTAATAATACAGAATCAGATGGTTATCGATACAATACCGATTATAAAATTAAAAATATCTGGTATCAAAATCAATTTGATATAGAAAACGGAAAGGTAAAATTTCAAGCTGGAATTCAAGAAAAAAAGTTCGGAGCCAATGGTTTTTATGCTTCGCCAGCTTTCAAAGATCAATATGAAGAAGTGCAAACTTCTTTAGTGGCGGCTTCTCTAGAGAAAAATGTGAACGAAAATCTAGGTTTTGCAACGCGTTTGTATTGGAGAAGAACACAAGATATGTATTTATTCATCAGAAATAATCCTGCAGCGTACAGAAATATGCACATTGGGAATAATGTAGGAATTGATGCGAATGTAAATTACAAATCAGAACTCGGAATTACAGGATTGGGAGTAGATGTTAGAAAAGAATTTCTAGAAAGTAACCGATTAGGAAGCAGAGAAAGAACCGTAACCAATGCTTTTCTAGAGCATCATTTGTCGTTTTTTGATGAAAAATTAAACATTACTCCGGGAATTTCTTTCACGAGTTTTAGCAATGATAAAACCTATTTTTATCCAGGAATTGATGCAAGTTTTACCAACGGAAATTCTAAATTTTTCGGGAATTTTTCTAAAGTGAATAGAATACCTACTTACACCGATTTGTATTACGTAAGTCCTTCTGAACAAGGAAATGCGAATTTGGTTGCCGAAGAAGCATTAACAGGAGAGTTTGGTTATATTTTCAAAACCAATAAAACTTTGCTCAAAGCATCTGCGTTTTGGAGAAAATCTGATAACGCTATTGATTGGCAAAAAGCAACGCCAACTTCACCTTGGACTGCACAAAACATTGGAAAAATTGAAACCAAAGGTGTAGAATTAGAAGCAGATTATCAGTTCGCTTCATGGATTGGAACTTCTGTAGGTTATACGTATATAGATAATCAAAGATTAGCCAGCAACATTGTTTCGAGATATTCTTTAGACAATTTAAAGCATCAGTTTGTAGCGAAGTTGAGAAATAAATTCGGAAATTTTTCGAATGAATTGATTTACAGACATAATGATAGGGTTTCTCTAGGAAGTTATAATCTATTAGACAATAAATTAAACTACAATGCAAAACAGTTTAATATCTACGTTTTGGTGAATAACATTACGAATGTAAAATACACAGAAACTTCTCTGGTAGAAATGCCCGGAACGTGGTTTCATTTAGGTTTTACCTATCAATTTAAATTATAATGGTTAAATCCCGAGAAAAAATCTTTTTTCGGGATTTTTTTATAGAAAATGCCCATTAAAAAAGAAAAATTTCGTTACTTTTACCAAAGTAATAATCATTTTAAAAACCATGAAAAAACTTATTATTCTTTTCTTTTCCATCTTTTCATTGTTCTCTTATTCTCAAGAAGATTTTAAGAAAAAAATAGCGCAAGATGCTTGTAAATGCATTGGAGAAATAAAATTGGAGAAAAAATCTAAAGAAATGATGCAGATGCAATTAGGCTTGTGCTTTATAAAAGCATCAACTCCTTACAAAGATCAAATCAAAAAAGAATATGGTATTGATTTGTCAAAAGATATTTCGAATGAGTCTAAAATGGAAGAATTGGGCGAAAAATTGGGAATACTCATGGTTTCAGAATGTGCAGATACTTTTATCAATTTTGTAGACCAGTCTGGTTTTGCTGATGAATATGCTCAAGAATCTTCTACAGAAGTAAATTCAGCGGAATTTATGAATGGTGAAATCACCAAAATAGAAAAAGATACCTTCGTTATTTTTTATTTAAAAGGCGATAATGGTATTTTAACCAGATTTTATTGGATTTCTAATGTAGATTCTAATATAGAACTCGAAAAGAAATATCAAGATTTAGTAGGTAAAAAAGTAAATCTCACTTATTACTCTGCTGATATCTTTGACCATAAAATAAATGACTACAGAAAAGTCAATATTCTCTCAATGTTGAAAACTGAATAAAATTTAATGATTTTCGACTTTGTCTATTATTATCAAAATTGTATCTTTGTATACTTAATAATTTTTTAATTTATGAAATTTATAGTTGCAAGTGGCGAATTACAGAAAGCTCTTAACGTGGTAAGTGGTGTAATTTCTAGTTCGCAGTCAAGACCCATTTTAGAAAATTTTCTTTTTGAATTAGAAAATGAAATTCTAAAAATAACTGCTTCTGATGGCGAAACCACACTTATTACTTCTCTTGCTGTAAAATCTGATGATCAAGGCAAAATTGCTGTTCCTGCAAAAATTTTTCAAGATTTAATTAAAACTTTTGGAGACCAACCGCTTACTTTTTCAGTGAAAGATTCTGAGTCTGGTGAAGGTGGTCTTTTAGAAATTTTAGACGAGAAAGACAATTACGAAGTAGCGCTAGATAATGCAGAAGATTATCCAGAATTACCAGAATTTGATGCGTCACAAAAAGTTACGCTAGCTTCTGGAGTTCTTGCAGATGCGCTAAGCAATACCTTGTTTGCAACAAGCAACGATTCTCTAAGACCTGTGATGACGGGAGTTCTTTTCCAATTTACAGAAAAAGAAACCAATTTCGTGTCTACGGATTCTCACAGATTAGTGGTGTATAAAAGAACAGATGTTACCAATAAAGAAGCGGTAGAATTTATCATGCCGAAGAAACCTTTGTCTATTTTCAAAAATATTTTGTCAAATTCTAATGACGAAGTTACCATCGAGTTTAATGAAAATATGGCGAAATTCACTTTCGGAGAAAATATTTGGATTTGTAGACTAATAGACGGGAAATATCCTAATTATTCTGCAGTAATTCCTAAAGAAAATCCGAATGTTTTGACGGTAAACAGAAACTTATTGTTAAGTTCTATCAGAAGAGCAAGTATTTTATCAAACAAATCTACTAACCAAGTTAGATTTAAGCTTTCTGGTAATGTGTTACATCTTCATGCAGAAGATACAGAATACGCAAACAAAGCAGATATGAATATTCCTTGTGATTATAAAGGTGAAGACATCAACATTGGTTTCAGTTCTAAATTTTTAACAGAAATGTTATCTGTTTTAGGTTCAGAAGATATCACGATGAAAATGTCTCAACCAAACCGTCCAGGAATTGTAGAGCCAGTTGACGGTCTAGATGAAAACGAACACATCTTAATGCTTTCTATGCCAGTAATTGGAATGTAATATTTTTACAAGAGCCAAGTAAAAAGGCAAAAGTAAAAAGTTAAAATATCAATAGAGTCGTCCGAAATTTCGAGACGACTTTTTTATTGAATTATAATTTGGCTTTAGATGAAACCTAATTTGCAATTCTAAAATTTCCTAATCTCTCAAAAAATCACGATATTTGCAAACTTATAAAAGTTATTTGTTTTTTGATATCTCAAATCTCAAATCTCAAATCTCAAATCTTTTTAAAAAATGAAAATCTCAAACAATTGGTTAAAAGACTTTATCAAAACAGATTTAGCAACAGATAAAATTGGTGCTTTTCTTACCGATATTGGTCTTGAAGTAGAAGGAATAGAAAAATTTGAATCTGTAAAAGGCAGTTTAGAAGGAATCGTAGTAGGTAAAGTTTTGACTTGCGAACAACATCCTAATGCAGATAAACTCAAAAAAACTACTGTAGATATTGGTGGTGGCCAAATTTTAGAAATTGTTTGTGGCGCTCCTAATGTTGCTGCTGGTCAAACCGTTCCTGTTGCTGTAATTGGTACTAAAATCTATGCAAAAGACGGCAGTGCTTTCGAAATGAAAGAAGTAAAAATTCGTGGAGAAAAATCTCAAGGAATGATTTGTGCAGAAGATGAGTTAGGACTTTCAGACGATCACGGCGGAATTATGGTTCTAGACGAAGAAATCTACCAAGTAGGAGAACCTTTTGCAAAATATTTTAATTTAACCAATGATGAGGTTTACGAAATCGGCTTAACACCAAACAGAACAGACGCGATGTCTCACTATGGTGTAGCAAGAGATTTACATGCTTTTCTTTCAACCAATGGTTTAAAATCTGAATTCGAAAAAGTTTCTACAGCTTTAGTGAGTGCTGAAAGAGAACATGGTTTTGAACTGGAAGTAGAAGATGAAGCATTATGCCCAAGATATATTGGTGCTGTAATCGAAAATGTAAAAATTTCAGAATCTCCAGAATGGTTGAAAGACAGATTAAAAGCCATCGGACTTTCGCCAATTAATAATGTAGTAGACATTACCAATTATATTTTACATGGTTTTGGTCAGCCACTTCATGCTTTTGATGCAGATAAAATTGCTGGTAAAAAAGTAAAAGTAGGCGTAAATGATGCAGGAACTAAGTTTGTAACTCTTGATGGAGTAGAAAGAACGCTTAATGGTTCAGAAATCATGATTAAAGACGGAAACAACAAGCCAATGTGTATTGGTGGGGTTTTCGGAGGAAATGATAGTGGCGTTTCTGAATCTACAACCACAATTTTCTTAGAGTCTGCATATTTCAATCCAGTAGCGATTAGAAAAGCGGCTAAAGCTCATGGTTTAAATACAGATGCTTCTTTCCGTTTCGAACGTGGAGTAGACCCTAACAATACCAGAACTACAATTACTCATGCCATCAAAATGATTGAAGAAATCTCAGGTGGTAAAAAAGTAGGAAATCTTTTAGAATTTTATCCTAAAAAAATAGAAGACACTAAAGTTATTTTTAGATACTCTCAACTCGATAAAATTTTAGGAATTAAAATTCACAGAGAAAAAGTAAAAGAAATTTTAAAATCTCTAGAAATTTCTGTTCTTAATGACATTCCAGACGGTTTAGAATTGTCGGTTCCGGCTTACAGAGCAGATGTGACCAGAGAAATAGACGTGATAGAAGAAATTCTTAGAATTTACGGATATAATAAAGTAGATGCGCCTCAAAAAATAGCATTTACTCCAGTTAAACTAAGTGTAAATGACCAAGATGAACTAGAAAATTCTTGGGCAAGAACGCTTCAGAGCAATGGTTTCAATGAAGTGATGAACAATTCATTAACCAGCGTAAAAGACGAAACCAATGCTGTAAAACTCTTAAATCCTTTGAGTGGAGATTTAGCTTTTATGAGAAAATCTTTATTAGAAGGGCTTTTAGGAAATGCAGTTTACAATATCAACCGTAAAAATCCAGACATCAAATTCTTCGAATTGGGTAAAATTTATCACAAGTTCGAGAAATATGAGGAAAGAAAACAATTAGCATTGCTTACAACTGGTAGAACGTATGCAGAAAACTGGTTGATGCCA is part of the Cloacibacterium normanense genome and encodes:
- a CDS encoding methionine aminotransferase, whose translation is MKLPIKHHGAEITIFSEMTALAQQFGAVNLSQGFPDDDIDEALKKFLAEGTNKNFNQYAPSFGFPALIENLITFNHARKNPIDFTASEITITPGASYGIYTALSAILEIGDEVIVLEPAYDSYIPSIEMNGAKPVLVSLNEDFLPDFEKIKAAITEKTKAILINSPHNPTGKIWRKEDFEKLYKLIKGTEIIVISDEVYDLITFDNAEFYSIFHHAELRHRSFAIFSFGKMFHLTGWKVGYVLACEELTKAFRKVHQYISFSVNTPAQYALAKYLEVFNPEKNQQYLQEKRDFFLAQFKDLPFTFKEKSEGSYFQIASYENISDLPDKEFCIWLTKEYHVATIPLCSFYQDQRNTGVIRFCFSKRPETILKAAENLRRLV
- the uvrA gene encoding excinuclease ABC subunit UvrA, with amino-acid sequence MTTTQEIDIKKHLFVKNAHLNNLKNIDVLIPKNKLIVITGVSGSGKSSLAFDTIYAEGQRRYVESLSSYARQFLGKLEKPKIDDIKGLAPSIAIQQKVISSNPRSTVGTSTEIYDYLKLLFARVGRTYSPISGDEVKKDSVTDVIDYIEKNEGKTFLLRAPLLFEVKKFKEQLKTLKVAGFTRLEINGNLANIEDLESFGFVPEESMEIHLVIDRFSYDNDEHFLQRLADSVQMAFYEGHGTCSLKEIETENVKEFSNKFELDGITFNEPNVHFFSFNNPYGACPECEGYGKVIGIDEDLVIPNKNLSVFEDAVASWRGETMSEWKRDFIKKAKDFPIHKPYHQLTKEQKNYLWRGDKNKNFPSIDNFFKMLEENLYKIQYRVLLSRYRGKTLCPTCEGKRLRPETEYVKIDGHDIQSLVEIPLDELLPLMKNLKLNQHDAEIAKRLTYEINTRLEFLNKVGLGYLTLNRTSNTLSGGESQRINLATSLGSSLVGSIYILDEPSIGLHSRDTENLIEVLKNLRDLGNTVIVVEHDEDVMKAADYIIDIGPEAGFLGGELVFAGNFKELKDADTLTSKYLTGRLEIEVPKTRRKPKEFIKIKGARQNNLKNIDVDVPLEVLTVISGVSGSGKSTLMKEILTNAIQIELGMGGKKADYDSVEFPKKVIQNIELIDQNPIGKSSRSNPVTYLKAYDDIRDLFAKQKSAKVQGLKPKHFSFNVDGGRCDECKGEGVITVSMQFMADIELECEHCHGTRFKDEILEVKYDEKNISDILHMTVDEALEFFSENHEEKIVTKLKPLQDVGLGYLQLGQSSSTLSGGEAQRVKLASFLVKGSTTEKTLFVFDEPSTGLHFHDINKLLKSLQALIGLGHSVIVIEHQPDIIKSADYIIDIGPDAGKHGGEVVFAGTPEDLAKDKFSRTAKFVAEKL
- a CDS encoding M28 family metallopeptidase, with amino-acid sequence MKLTRIFVPIVASLVLYSCASNNLSYEGKAFKTAYESIKADELKKNLMVIASDEMEGRQTGSEGQKKAGVYMIDYYKNLGVSYPKALGNYYQKVPKEALKSRRGELPDSENILAFIEGTEKPEEIIVISAHYDHVGTNNGVVYNGADDDGSGTVAVMEIADAFQQAKKSGKGPKRSILFLHVTGEEHGLLGSKYYSENPVFDLKNTVANLNIDMIGRSDKENEGKNYVYVIGSDMLSTELKKINVAANKATQNLELNYKYDDPNDPMRLYYRSDHYNFAKHGIPVAFFFDGIHEDYHQPTDDPEKIDYTLLQKRAQLVFATAWELANRKERIVVDKK
- a CDS encoding YheT family hydrolase, with the translated sequence MPILPSEYQPKKIFRNGDFSTIYSALFRKVTGVTQQRERLELSDGDFLDLDWSFAQEKTDRCVILFHGLEGSAQRHYMLGAAKIFNENGFDCCAVNHRDCSGESNRVHYSYHSGRTDDVQEVIEKVLSKNYEKVILKGFSLGGNLCLKYAGENRNISEKIKAIIAISTPIDLKGSMYKLTSRRNLVYANNFLKTLKKKTLIKCKRFPEFLTESEIQNIKNLKEFDDVYTSKVNGFKDAFDYYEKCSSKQFLKNIKIPTLLINAKNDSFLSESCFPKEEALVNSFLHLEIPDFGGHVGFMDQNNAFYTEKRALEFAQQYL